One part of the Cyclobacteriaceae bacterium genome encodes these proteins:
- a CDS encoding oxidoreductase gives MRTALLAGSTGLIGKQLLELLLEDSDYTVVKAISRKPLDIQHAKLQNIVADFNTLTEHHNQLKANDVFCCLGTTIKQAGSQAAFRKVDYDYPLELAKLTKNQGASQYLIITALGSDAKSGIFYNRVKGEVEQAIDELGFQSYHILRPSLLLGERTEKRAGEGAATVVYQALGFLIPLKYKAIDSVKVARAMLHMAKLNSKGKFIHESKELQQF, from the coding sequence ATGAGAACAGCGCTGTTGGCCGGTTCCACCGGATTGATTGGAAAGCAATTGCTTGAATTGTTGCTGGAAGATTCGGATTACACAGTTGTGAAGGCCATTAGCCGAAAGCCATTGGATATCCAGCACGCCAAACTTCAGAATATTGTAGCCGATTTCAACACCTTGACCGAGCACCATAATCAGTTGAAGGCCAATGATGTTTTTTGTTGTTTGGGAACCACGATTAAGCAGGCGGGCAGTCAGGCAGCATTTCGGAAAGTGGATTACGATTATCCGCTTGAGTTGGCCAAGTTGACGAAGAACCAGGGAGCATCGCAATACCTGATCATTACTGCGTTGGGTTCCGATGCTAAATCCGGGATTTTTTATAATCGTGTAAAAGGTGAAGTGGAGCAAGCTATCGATGAACTTGGTTTCCAGTCATACCACATTTTGCGACCATCATTGTTGTTAGGAGAGCGTACCGAGAAACGCGCAGGTGAAGGAGCAGCAACCGTTGTGTATCAAGCTTTAGGGTTTTTGATCCCGTTAAAATACAAGGCCATTGATTCAGTAAAAGTAGCCAGGGCAATGCTTCACATGGCGAAATTAAATTCCAAAGGGAAATTCATTCACGAATCGAAAGAACTTCAGCAGTTTTAA